In the genome of Osmerus mordax isolate fOsmMor3 chromosome 15, fOsmMor3.pri, whole genome shotgun sequence, one region contains:
- the LOC136958041 gene encoding putative nuclease HARBI1 — MICVALRFFANGSFLYNIGDAEHLGKATVCRAIRKVALALKGLLQTYVVFPGHKPLRTIKEEFHMISGFPNVIGCIDGTHIPIIAPSINEGDYVNRKSFHIINVQIICDAAHLISNVEAKWPGSVHDSRIYRESTLSNRVANGEFHGHLLGDRGYPCQPTLMTPYHDPEPGPQPWYNVAHCRTRARVEMTIGILKARFQCLRRLRVKPERACDIIVACVVLHNIATIRGEQHPAVQIDPEDDHPLQPADVQNGREVRDILCRTHFHQP, encoded by the exons ATGATATGCGTTGCTCTCCGTTTCTTTGCCAACGGGAGTTTCCTATACAACATTGGCGATGCAGAACATCTCGGAAAAGCAACAGTCTGCCGAGCCATAAGAAAAGTGGCCCTGGCACTGAAAGGCCTACTGCAGACCTACGTAGTCTTTCCTGGGCACAAACCTCTAAGGACCATCAAAGAGGAATTTCACATGATTTCAG GATTTCCCAATGTGATTGGCTGCATTGATGGCACCCACATCCCCATCATAGCTCCATCCATTAATGAAGGAGACTATGTGAATAGGAAGTCATTCCACATCATTAATGTGCAG ATTATATGTGATGCAGCACATTTGATCTCAAATGTGGAGGCCAAATGGCCTGGCTCGGTACATGACTCAAGGATATATCGCGAGTCTACCCTGAGCAACAGAGTTGCAAATG GAGAGTTTCATGGCCACCTGCTTGGTGACAGAGGGTACCCATGCCAGCCCACTCTGATGACCCCTTACCATGACCCTGAGCCGGGCCCTCAGCCGTGGTACAATGTGGCCCACTGCAGGACTAGAGCCCGGGTGGAGATGACCATAGGCATTCTCAAAGCCCGGTTCCAGTGCCTACGTAGACTGAGGGTAAAACCAGAGAGGGCATGTGATATTATTGTGGCATGTGTTGTTCTTCATAATATTGCCACTATTAGAGGAGAGCAACACCCTGCCGTACAAATCGACCCTGAGGACGACCATCCCCTCCAACCTGCAGATGTCCAAAATGGGAGAGAAGTCAGAGACATACTGTGCCGCACACACTTCCACCAACCCTGA